From one Candidatus Bathyanammoxibius amoris genomic stretch:
- a CDS encoding phosphocholine cytidylyltransferase family protein → MQAIILAAGVGKRLKPLTDEKPKCLIKIGGKTLLARYLEALEGMGIMDVTFVLGHLKEMILEEIKALSGDRGFRFHYLTNEDYKNGSITSLWTARDKLAEDTLVMDADVLFHPALLEKLVRSPKATCFLMEEDFTDTGEEMKLFVEGERVIAISKNNKADTPLIGEGVGFLKLSAKDGSILKKALKDLIEEGRLDAEYEEAIDRCLDRSNMGFESVDGLPWIEIDFAEDVKRAEREILPRLGEPRT, encoded by the coding sequence ATGCAGGCCATAATACTTGCTGCCGGGGTGGGAAAAAGGCTAAAACCCCTGACGGACGAAAAGCCCAAGTGCCTCATAAAGATAGGCGGAAAGACACTGCTGGCAAGATACCTCGAGGCCCTGGAGGGAATGGGTATAATGGACGTAACCTTTGTGCTGGGCCACCTGAAGGAGATGATACTTGAGGAGATAAAGGCGCTCAGCGGGGACAGGGGGTTCAGATTCCACTACCTGACCAACGAGGACTACAAGAACGGCAGTATTACGTCCCTGTGGACGGCAAGGGACAAGCTGGCGGAAGATACACTTGTTATGGACGCCGACGTGCTCTTTCACCCCGCGCTACTTGAGAAACTGGTGCGGTCCCCCAAGGCCACTTGTTTCTTGATGGAGGAGGATTTTACCGACACAGGGGAGGAAATGAAGCTTTTTGTCGAAGGTGAGAGGGTGATAGCCATCTCCAAGAACAATAAAGCAGACACTCCGCTTATCGGGGAAGGCGTCGGCTTCCTGAAGTTGTCGGCAAAAGACGGTTCCATCCTTAAAAAAGCGCTTAAAGACCTTATAGAAGAGGGCAGGCTTGACGCGGAATATGAGGAGGCAATCGACAGGTGCCTCGACCGCAGCAACATGGGTTTTGAGAGTGTCGACGGCCTCCCGTGGATAGAGATAGATTTTGCCGAGGACGTAAAACGGGCCGAGCGGGAGATACTGCCGAGACTCGGTGAACCCCGGACATAA
- a CDS encoding CDP-alcohol phosphatidyltransferase family protein, whose protein sequence is MTNTALILITDPQRSLEDHAGLPLLKRTVLAAQKGGIEEFLMVAPENSEGRLKDLLSGDKRITSRIRWYRHENGSLSDSLRDISPESVLIIRAESVFDPDIIKKMNGSGLNNTSACVAVRNGSGRPEPGRCTLKLVEGVIVDCDTPGASHHTAGLILTRPGSLKSTPAGASDGHMDLCDIVKGLLGTGGVRALNVTDELCMEVVSQETMHESKRKLFERLGLITDSPFSYYVSRKLSGFASGALVRLPLTPNQITLMSFFTALLACWFYLQGGYWYSMTGALVFYASFILDLADGEVARLKYMSSKYGALFDSICDSISYSVILFCIALAIHRNADIPNILMVGAVAAGALFICTSLDTYIHLTGKDLWDNKPSPLERLFANEDCFLLSLFAFTLFDRLPWYLWIVAIGSIIYTLVLIGEMRVKKSSRA, encoded by the coding sequence ATGACCAACACCGCATTAATCCTCATAACAGACCCGCAACGGTCTCTTGAGGACCACGCGGGCCTCCCGTTACTAAAACGCACCGTGCTTGCCGCACAGAAGGGCGGTATAGAGGAATTCCTGATGGTCGCCCCGGAAAACTCCGAGGGACGTCTCAAAGACCTCCTCTCAGGGGACAAAAGGATAACTTCTCGTATACGCTGGTACCGGCATGAAAACGGCAGCCTGTCCGACAGTCTTAGAGACATTTCCCCTGAATCCGTTCTGATAATCAGGGCGGAGTCGGTCTTCGACCCGGATATTATCAAAAAGATGAACGGTTCCGGGCTTAATAATACGTCTGCCTGCGTAGCCGTACGCAATGGATCAGGACGGCCGGAGCCGGGACGATGCACCCTGAAGCTCGTCGAAGGAGTCATCGTCGACTGTGACACGCCTGGCGCGTCACATCATACGGCAGGACTCATACTGACAAGACCCGGCTCGCTGAAAAGTACCCCTGCCGGGGCCTCGGATGGGCACATGGACCTCTGTGACATCGTAAAGGGCCTGCTCGGCACGGGAGGTGTCAGGGCCCTCAACGTTACAGACGAGTTGTGTATGGAGGTTGTCTCACAGGAGACCATGCATGAGTCTAAGAGAAAATTGTTCGAACGGCTCGGCCTGATAACCGACAGCCCGTTTTCTTATTACGTCAGCCGCAAGCTCTCAGGGTTCGCAAGCGGCGCGCTGGTAAGACTCCCCTTAACGCCTAACCAGATAACCCTGATGAGCTTCTTCACGGCCCTTCTGGCGTGCTGGTTTTATCTGCAGGGCGGATACTGGTACTCCATGACCGGGGCTCTTGTCTTCTACGCCTCGTTTATCCTGGACCTCGCCGACGGCGAGGTCGCCAGGTTAAAATATATGTCCTCAAAGTACGGGGCACTGTTCGATTCCATTTGCGACAGCATAAGCTACAGCGTTATTTTGTTCTGTATAGCACTGGCAATACACAGAAACGCCGATATTCCAAATATTCTCATGGTTGGAGCGGTCGCCGCGGGAGCGCTGTTTATTTGCACCAGCCTGGATACCTACATCCATCTTACGGGAAAAGACCTCTGGGACAACAAGCCAAGCCCTCTCGAGCGGTTATTTGCCAACGAGGACTGCTTTTTGCTCTCACTTTTCGCCTTTACACTGTTTGACAGGCTGCCATGGTACCTCTGGATAGTGGCCATCGGTTCTATTATATACACCCTTGTACTGATAGGCGAAATGAGGGTAAAAAAATCCTCCCGTGCTTAA